TTCGTGCACGACGCCCGGTCGACCGACGGCAAGGGCAAGTGGGCACCACAGTGGACCGCCGTCATCGGCGACGGCAAGAACAACTACATCGGCAGCACGAAGTCGAGCGCCCCGTACATGACGGGCTTCGCCATCAACATCGGCAGCGGCCACGTCTGCCGGAACGCCAAAGTCCACGGCTACGACTGGGGCAGTTCGGACTGCGCCGACCCACGCCCTGGCTTCATCTTCGGTGGCGCCCTTGAGAACACGCGCTGGCTCGAAGCCGTCAAGCTCTGGGTGTGAAGCATCGTCCCTGGGCGGAGCCGGAAACCGCGGAGACGGCCGGGGCCGCCACCCCCCACAGGAGAGGCCCCGGCCGTCGCGCGGAACGGGCCGCGCGGCGGCCCGTACTTCTGTCAGCGCCAAGAGTGCGGTTTCTGTCACACCGCACCGGGCCCCGCCCCAGGATCACGAGGTAGTTGCATTTTGTACGGACATGGACGAGCAACGGTTTCAGGTCGTAACGTGCCTTTCGCTCCGAGCGCGGAATGTGACTGATCAAACCGACTGTCGAACGATCACCACACCCCTCGACGGCTCGAAGCGGCGACCATCGATCGCGACCACGTATTGAGGATTCACGGGTGCTGGGGGACGACGCGGAGCTGACCGCCGCGGTGCTTGCGGCACAGGACGGGGACGAGAGCGCGTTCCGGACTGTGTACCGCGCCGTGCACCCGCGGCTGCTCGGATACGTCCGGACACTGGTCGGCGATCCGGAAGCGGAGGACGTGGCCTCAGAGGCCTGGCTCCAGATAGCCCGTGACCTGGACCGTTTCGAGGGCGACGCGGACCGTTTCCGCGGCTGGGCGGCCCGGATAGCCCGCAACCGGGCCCTGGACCACATCCGGATGCGCGGCCGCCGCCCGGTGATAGGCGGCGACGAGACCGAACTGACCGGGAAGCCCGCCGAGTCGGACACCGCGGGCGAGGCCATCGAGGCGCTGGCCACCGGCAGCACCCTTTCGCTCATCGCCCGGCTGCCCCAGGACCAGGCCGAGGCCGTGGTGCTGCGCGTGGTCGTCGGCCTGGACGCCAAGACCGCGGCCGAGACCCTCGGCAAGCGTCCCGGCGCGGTACGGACGGCCGCGCACCGGGGTCTGAAGCGGCTCGCCGAGCTCCTCGGCGAGGATCCGGAATCGGCCGGCGCGCTCGATGCCCTGCCACCCCAGCGAGAACCGCAGGACCGTGCGGTGACGTCCGCGAGTGTGACGCATACGCGTCCGCGGACGCAGAAGGACATGTGATGGCCGACGATCGCTGTGTCCATCCGGAGGACGCCGAGTCCGCCGGCGGCTCCGTCGCGGGCCGGGCCCCCGGCCGGTGGCTGGACGCGGAGACGGCCGAGCGCTTGCTGCGCGGCGAGTCACTGGAGAGCGTCGACGCGGCCTCCCGCGACCAGGCCGAACGGCTCGCGAAGACCCTGGCGGCGCTGACCGCGGAACCCATGTCGGCCGGCGTCGGACTGCCCGGCGAGGAGGCCGCGCTGGCCGCGTTCCGCAAGGTGCGCGCGGAACGTACGGACGACTGGGTGAGCCCGTCCTCGGGGGGCCGGCACCGGGCCGGGGACGGCGGACCCGCCGACGCCGGTCTCGTGCGGATCGGCGCCCCGGTCCACAAGTCGGCTCGCCGGCGCCGTCCCGTGCACTTCGGACTCGCCGCCGTACTGGCCGCCGGTGTGGTGGGCGGGGCCGCGGTCGTGGCCGCAACCGGAACGCCGGGGCCGTCCGGTGAGGACGATCCGGATCCCGGGACCTCGGTCTCGGTGACCGCCACTCCGGACCGCCCGTACCTCTCTCCTCCGTCCTTCGTCCCGGGGCTCACCCCGTCACCGGACGCCTCCCCCTCGGGCGAGGCCGGCTCGCCCGACACGGCACGCGGCGACGCCGGGGCGGGTTCCGGGGGCCTGCGTGTCCGTCCCGGCAGCGACTGGAACGGAGCCGCCTCGGCCTGCCGCGACATCGGCGACGGCAAGAAACTCGCCCCGTTCCGCAAGCGCTCCCTCGAGGACGCCGCCGGGGGCGCGCCGCGCGTGTGGACGTACTGCAAGGGCGTCCTGTCCGAGAGGGCCGAGGGAGGTACCAAGGCCGGCCCCGACGGACGCAAGGGCACCGGCAAGGGCGGGTACCAAGGCCGCGGCGACAACAAGGGCAACAAGGACAACGAGGGCGACGGCAAGAGCGGTCGGGGCGACGGGAACGGCGACAGCGGCGGTCAGTTCACGGCCCCCCGCAACAGCCTCCGGAACTCCAGCAGCGGCACGCCCAGCGGCAGCGGCACCACCTCTTCCGGCGTCCCGATCGCCTCGCACCAGGCAACGATGTCACCGGGCCCGGACCCGAGCCCGACATACAGCGCGCTCTGACCTTTACGAACCCCGCCGGCCTGCCCGTTCCGTGTCCGCCGCGGATCCGGTCGCGGTGCGTGTGACGTTTTCGGCCGCTGTGGCGCAGTAGTGAGTGAGCCGACTGGTCATCGGCCGTCGCACAGAGCCGGGGTTCCCCCCGTACCTACGGCTCGTGCACTCGGCGCGGGCGGGACACGTTCCCCCGGTCCCGTCCGCGCCCCTTACTTCCCTCGCGGCACTCACCAGTGGACGACGACCTTGTCGCCGTTCCGCACCTGGCCGAACAGGTCCGCGATCGCCGCCTCGTCCCTGACGTTGACGCAGCCGTGCGAGGCGCCCGCGTACCCGTTGGCCGCGAAGTCCGCGGAGTAGTGCACCGCCTGGCCGCCGCTGAAGAACATCGCGTACGGCATCGGGGAGTCGTAGAGCGTCGACACGTGGTGGCGGGACTTCCAGTAGATGCTGAACACACCTTCCCGGGTCGGTGTGCCCACCGAGCCGAAACGGACCGACACGGTCCGCATCGTCCGCCCGTCGATCATCCAGCGCAGTGTCCGGCTCGTCTTGCTGATGCACAGCACCCGCCCGGTCAGACAGCGCGCGTCCGGCGCGTCGGCCGGCTGCCCGCCCATCAGATACAGCTCCCACTTGCCCGGCTCGTGCGTCATCCTCAGCAGCCGCTGCCAGGTGACCGCGTCGGTCTTCCCCGTCCTCGGCAGCCCGCGCTTGCCCTGGAACCCCTCGACCGCCCGCTCGGTGAGGTCGTCGTACGACCCCGTCGGCCCGTCGTAGAGCCAGGCGACCTGACGCAGCCGGGCCTGGAGCTCCCGCACATCCCGCCCGGAGTCGCCGCGCGACCACAGCACGGCGGGCGCGGCGGAACCGGTCGGCGGTGTCGCGCTCGGCTTCCGGTCGTCCTCCGCGGGCGGCGTGCTGCGCTTGGGGACCTCGATCCGCACCGGCAGATGCCGTTTGCCGTCCCCGTCCCCGTCGGACCGCACGGTGCAGCCGCCGGCCACCGCCAGGACCAGCAGCGCGGCGGCCCCTCTCCCCATGGCTGTCCTCATGGCCGTACTCATGCCCGTACTACGCATCCGGACCCCCTGCCGTCTCACCCACATCCCCCGAGATGTCTCCCCGCGCAGGCCCGGTCGCGAACGACCCGGCGGCGTTCTGTACGGGACCGCAACACGGTGGTGGGCATGACGCGTGAGCCGGAGTCCGGACGGCCCATCGAACCCGTCTACGGTCCCGAGGACCTGGGGGCGCGGTCGCCGCCATCGAGCACGGTTTCCAGAAGGACGAGATCGAGCGCTCCGCCTACCGCGTCGCCCTGGAGACCGACTCCGGCGAGCGGGTGGTCGTGGGCGTCAACCGCTTCCGGCTCGACGAGGAGGAGCCGTACGAACCGTTGCGGGTCGACCCCGCCATCGAGGCCCAGCAGGCCGAACGCCTCACGAGGCTCCGCGCGGAGCGCGACCGGCCCGCGGTGGACGCGGCCCTCACCGCCCTGAAGAAGGCGGCCGAGGGCGAGGACAACGTCCTGTACCCGATGAAGGACGCGCTGAAGGCCTGTCGGAGTCCGTCGGCATCCGTGTCGACCTCTCGGTGGACACGCTCCTCGACGGCTGATCGCCCTCACGCTCCGAACCGGCCCAGGTGGTCCATGAGCCCGGCCGCCTGGTCACCGGCCCAGCCGACGTAACCGTCCGGACGCACCAGGAACAGCCCCTTTCCGTACGACGGCTGGTCGTCACCCGTGACCACCCGCACCGAGTCCGGCAGCCGCGGTGTCTCGACGCCGACCGCGACCAGCGTCCAGTGCGGGCCCCGGAACGCGTCGAAGAGGCGCACGCCGGCCAGCTTGCCGTCGGGGGCGCGGTCGCCCGCGCGGAGTCCGCCCGGTGCCGGGCGCGTCTCCTCCGTCAGGGACGACTCCCGGTATCCCAGGCCCAGTTGGCGGGTCGCCTCGCCCCGGCGGACCTCTCCTCGGTGCACGCCCGTCGAGATGCCGAGCATCTGCGCGGCGATGGGGCGGCGCTCCTCCTCGTAGGTGTCCAGGAGGGCGGCCGGGGCACCGGCCCGCAGCACCGCGCCCAGCTTCCACCCCAGGTTGTACGCGTCCTGGACGCTCGTGTTGAGACCCTGGCCGCCGGCCGGGGAGTGCACGTGGGCCGCGTCACCGGCGAGGAAGACCCGGCCGGAGCGGAAGCTGTCCGCGAGTGCCGCGCGGGGCCGGAAGTCGGAGGCCCAGCGGATCTCGGTCACCGCCTCGGGGGCGAGGTGGGATCGGGCCGCGACGACCTCGCGGACGGCGTCCAGGGAGAGGTTCACCCGCGTGCCCTCCGGGAACTGGGCCACGACCTGGAAGTCCTCCGTGCCGGCGAGCGGGCAGATCGAGAGATAGCCGGAGCCCTCCCCGCGGGGCGGGAAGATGTGCCAGTTGTCCCGGTCCAGGCCGGTGATGCGGGCGTCCGCGACGAGCAGCGGGTGGGGGTCGACCGTCTCGCCGGTCATGCCGATGCCGAGCGTGCGGCGGACGACCGAGCGCCCGCCGTCGGCGGCGACCACGTACCGGGCGCGGACGTCCTGGCCCGCCGCGAAACGTACGGTCACCCCCTCCGTGTCCTGTTCGAACCCCACGGCCTCCCGGCCGAAGGACACCCGCCCGCCCAGTTCCTCCAGCCGTGCGGACAGCACCTCCTGGGTGCGCCACTGGGGGACCATCCATGGCGCGTTGTACGGCGAGTCCTCCGTCGACTCGGCCGGGTCGAACATCCGGTGCTCGCCGACCCGCTCGCCGTCCTGCCAGACCATCCCGACGGGGTACTCGCCGCCGACCGCGAGGATCGCGTCGAGCACGCCGAGGTCGTCGAAGACCTCCATGGTGCGCGGCTGGAGACCCTTGCCACGTGAGCCCGGGAACAGCCGGTCCGCCTTCTCCACGACCAGCGCGTCCACACCGCGCCGGGCGAGGTCGATGCCGAGGGCGAGGCCGGTGGGGCCCGCGCCGACGATCAGTACGTCCGTGTTCACACTTATCTCCTTAACACTGTTAAGTGCCGTCGGCTCCGAGGGTGCCCTTAACGCTGTTAAGCTGTCAAGTGTGAGTACGGAGAAACGCCCGCCCCTCGACCGCGCGAGGGTCGCCGACACCGCCCTGAAGCTCCTGAACGAGGTCGGCCTCGACGGCCTCAGCCTGCGGGCCATCGCCAGGGAACTCGACGTCAAGGCCCCCGCCCTGTACTGGCACTTCAAGGACAAGCAGGCGCTGCTCGACGAGATGGCGACGGAGATGTTCCGGCGCATGATCGCCGGGGCCGAACTCGACCCCACCGACACCTGGCGCGAACGGCTGCTCAAGTCCAACCGCGGACTGCGCACCGCCCTGCTCGGCTACCGCGACGGCGCCAAGGTCTACAGCGGCTCACGCTTCACGGGCCTGGTCCACGTCGAGCAGATGGAGGAGACCCTGCGCCTGTTCACGGCCGCCGGTCTCACCCTCGCGCAGGCGGTCCGGGCCACGTCGACGTCGTTCTTCTACACCCTGGGCTTCGTCACCGAGGAACAGGGCGTGGAGCCCCTGCCGGGCGAGCGCCGGGAGGGGTTCGACGTGGTGGAACGCGCGCAGGTGATGGCCGGCTTCCCGTTGTCGGCGGCGGCGGGCGCGGAGATCTTCCAGGACTTCGACCGGCACTACGAGGAGGGGCTGGCCCTGGTGCTGGCGGGAATCGAGCAGCAGTACCGGCCTACCGCGCCCTGACCTTCCGCACCGCGCGTGTGACCACGGGCGGCAGCAGGTCCACGGCGATCCGGCGGGCCGGAGAGCGCCGCGGCCGCGGAGGAGGGCTCGGCGCGGCCACGGGCTCCACATAGTGCCGGGAGCGCGGGAACGACGGCGCCTGCATCTTCTGCGCCCGCGCCCGCACCAGCCGGTGACCGGCCGCCTCCTGCACACTCAGGCCGACGTCCGTGCGCTCCTGGAGCATGGCCAGCAACTCCTCCTGGACCGGCTCCGGATCGCCCCAGGTCGCGTACAGCTTCTGCGTGCTGAGGCAGATCGGCCGCAGATCGCGGTTGAGCACCGCCTCCCACACGGCGACCGAGACGCCCGGGGTGTGCTCGGAGCGGAAGTCGTCCAGGACGACGATCCCGTCGGGGAGCAGGATCTCGCGGGCGGCGCCGATGTCGCCGTACACGTGCTCGTACAGGTGCGACGCGTCGATGTGGACGAACCGGCAGGTGCCCGGCGCCACTTCGCCGGGGACGACCGAGGTGGGCCCCTCGATCACTCTCGGCAGGGCGTCGTGGAAGGAGAGGTAGTTCCGCTCGAAGGCCTGCCGGGTGAGGGAGGCGTACGACTTCGTGGTCTCCGCGCGGTTGGCGCCGTCCGGTGCCTCGCCCCCGAACAGGTCGCACACCGTGAACCGCTCGCCGTCCCGCAGGTGCTGCCCGAGCAGGATCGCGCTCTTGCCCATGTACGCGCCCAGTTCCAGCAGGTCACCCGGCTTCTCCTGACGTCGCAGGAACCAGCTGAACAGCATTTGGTCGAGCGGCGGGAACCACCCGGGTACGTCACGGAATTCACCGGGATACGTGTACGTCTGCTGTGCGTCACCCATGAGTCCAGTCTGCTCACCCGGCGGCTGTCGCGCGGGCGGAGAAGCGAACGCCAGGTGAACAGCTCCGCACGCCTTGGTTCAGCGTGCCTTGCCGAGCGCCGTACGCAGTCGTGGGGCCAGCGGCTTCTCGACGAACCGGTTCATGAGCCAGGCCAGCGACAGCATCACGGCGATCGTCAGGGCGAAGGTCACCGACGACGGGAGGCCCAGACTGCGGTGCAGGGCGTGGACGACCACCCAGCCCAGGTGTTCGTGGACCAGGTAGAAGGGGTACGTCAGCGCCCCGGCCACCGTCAGCCAGCGCCAGTTCGCCCAGCCCAGCCAGCCCAGCGCGATCGCCGCGACCGCGATGAAGCCGAAGGCGACCACCAGCACGATGCCCAGCGAGGTGCGGTGCGCGAAGGCGTTGGGGTCGGACACGTTCCACAGCGACTTGACCGCGTAGTGCTGCCCGATCAGGAAACTGACCACCACGATGCCCCACGCGTACACGTCCCGCCGGTCGCGGTGGACGAGGTAGAGGCCGACGCCGCCGATGAAGAAGGAGGCGTACTCCGGCATGAACACCATGTCGAGCAGCGGCTGGTGCAGGGTCTGGGTGATCGCCGCCGCCAGTGTCCAGCCCGCGCAGAACATGACGACCCGGCGCCGGGAGGCCCCGGGCAGGACCACGCACAGCGCGAACAAGGCGTAGAAGCGGACCTCCGCCCACAGCGTCCAGCAGACACCCAGCACCCGGTCGACGCCCAGCGGCATCTGAAGCATCGTCATGTTCACCATGACGTCGCTCGGCGACAGTGCTTTGTAGGCGACCGCAGGCAGCGCGAACACCGCCGTGACCAGCAGGACGGCCGCCCAGTAGGCGGGAAACAGCCGGGAGACACGGGAGGCGAAGAACGACTGCAGGGTCCGGCCCCAGCCGCTCATGCAGATCACGAATCCGCTGATCACGAAAAAGACCTGGACGCCGAGGCAGCCGTAGGAGAAATAGGTGTGCAGCGTCGGGAACTGGTGTTGTGCGGAATTTCCCCAGGCCCGGGTGATGTCGCCGCCGCGGCCGCCGTAGTGGTACGCGGCCACCATCAGCGCGGCCACCAGTCGCAGTCCGTCCAGGGCCCGCAGCCGGGTCTCCCGGGGGCGTGGTGCGGGCAGTGGCCCTTCCGGCCGCCGGGGCAGGTCGGGTGCCGGCCGGACGGTCATGCTGGTCACGGATATCCCCTTCGCAAGCTCTGAAGAGCCTAAGTGACTGCTGTGGACGCGCCCAGCACGTTAGTCCGAATCACGGGGATGTCTTACTCGCCGGACCAACGATTGGCCTTCTGGTCCCGGTGAGTTCACCTGTATGTCGTTTTGGCTTCCTAAGTTCGCCCACAATCCCCTCACGTTGCAGTAAACCCATGAACTTGCCTTTGCTTTGGTGAGAAAACAACAGGAGTGCCATGACGACGGTCCAGAAGAGACGTGCACGCGCGCGTGGCGGGGAGCTGGACGAATGCCTGCGCGCCTGCGCGGCGCACAGCGGCAAGATCGTGGGCAGCGTCGACCGCCGCCGCGTGGAACTCGGTGAACAGCTGCGCAAGTTGCTCGTCGTGTGGGGGACCACCGCCACGGCCGCCCCGGCGACGCCCCCCACGTCCGGTGCGACCGCCTTGCTGAAGCGG
This is a stretch of genomic DNA from Streptomyces sp. NBC_00285. It encodes these proteins:
- a CDS encoding RNA polymerase sigma factor; the encoded protein is MLGDDAELTAAVLAAQDGDESAFRTVYRAVHPRLLGYVRTLVGDPEAEDVASEAWLQIARDLDRFEGDADRFRGWAARIARNRALDHIRMRGRRPVIGGDETELTGKPAESDTAGEAIEALATGSTLSLIARLPQDQAEAVVLRVVVGLDAKTAAETLGKRPGAVRTAAHRGLKRLAELLGEDPESAGALDALPPQREPQDRAVTSASVTHTRPRTQKDM
- a CDS encoding L,D-transpeptidase family protein; the encoded protein is MGRGAAALLVLAVAGGCTVRSDGDGDGKRHLPVRIEVPKRSTPPAEDDRKPSATPPTGSAAPAVLWSRGDSGRDVRELQARLRQVAWLYDGPTGSYDDLTERAVEGFQGKRGLPRTGKTDAVTWQRLLRMTHEPGKWELYLMGGQPADAPDARCLTGRVLCISKTSRTLRWMIDGRTMRTVSVRFGSVGTPTREGVFSIYWKSRHHVSTLYDSPMPYAMFFSGGQAVHYSADFAANGYAGASHGCVNVRDEAAIADLFGQVRNGDKVVVHW
- a CDS encoding FAD-dependent oxidoreductase; translated protein: MNTDVLIVGAGPTGLALGIDLARRGVDALVVEKADRLFPGSRGKGLQPRTMEVFDDLGVLDAILAVGGEYPVGMVWQDGERVGEHRMFDPAESTEDSPYNAPWMVPQWRTQEVLSARLEELGGRVSFGREAVGFEQDTEGVTVRFAAGQDVRARYVVAADGGRSVVRRTLGIGMTGETVDPHPLLVADARITGLDRDNWHIFPPRGEGSGYLSICPLAGTEDFQVVAQFPEGTRVNLSLDAVREVVAARSHLAPEAVTEIRWASDFRPRAALADSFRSGRVFLAGDAAHVHSPAGGQGLNTSVQDAYNLGWKLGAVLRAGAPAALLDTYEEERRPIAAQMLGISTGVHRGEVRRGEATRQLGLGYRESSLTEETRPAPGGLRAGDRAPDGKLAGVRLFDAFRGPHWTLVAVGVETPRLPDSVRVVTGDDQPSYGKGLFLVRPDGYVGWAGDQAAGLMDHLGRFGA
- a CDS encoding TetR/AcrR family transcriptional regulator, giving the protein MSTEKRPPLDRARVADTALKLLNEVGLDGLSLRAIARELDVKAPALYWHFKDKQALLDEMATEMFRRMIAGAELDPTDTWRERLLKSNRGLRTALLGYRDGAKVYSGSRFTGLVHVEQMEETLRLFTAAGLTLAQAVRATSTSFFYTLGFVTEEQGVEPLPGERREGFDVVERAQVMAGFPLSAAAGAEIFQDFDRHYEEGLALVLAGIEQQYRPTAP
- a CDS encoding class I SAM-dependent methyltransferase — its product is MGDAQQTYTYPGEFRDVPGWFPPLDQMLFSWFLRRQEKPGDLLELGAYMGKSAILLGQHLRDGERFTVCDLFGGEAPDGANRAETTKSYASLTRQAFERNYLSFHDALPRVIEGPTSVVPGEVAPGTCRFVHIDASHLYEHVYGDIGAAREILLPDGIVVLDDFRSEHTPGVSVAVWEAVLNRDLRPICLSTQKLYATWGDPEPVQEELLAMLQERTDVGLSVQEAAGHRLVRARAQKMQAPSFPRSRHYVEPVAAPSPPPRPRRSPARRIAVDLLPPVVTRAVRKVRAR
- a CDS encoding acyltransferase family protein gives rise to the protein MTVRPAPDLPRRPEGPLPAPRPRETRLRALDGLRLVAALMVAAYHYGGRGGDITRAWGNSAQHQFPTLHTYFSYGCLGVQVFFVISGFVICMSGWGRTLQSFFASRVSRLFPAYWAAVLLVTAVFALPAVAYKALSPSDVMVNMTMLQMPLGVDRVLGVCWTLWAEVRFYALFALCVVLPGASRRRVVMFCAGWTLAAAITQTLHQPLLDMVFMPEYASFFIGGVGLYLVHRDRRDVYAWGIVVVSFLIGQHYAVKSLWNVSDPNAFAHRTSLGIVLVVAFGFIAVAAIALGWLGWANWRWLTVAGALTYPFYLVHEHLGWVVVHALHRSLGLPSSVTFALTIAVMLSLAWLMNRFVEKPLAPRLRTALGKAR